The DNA window GACCGCGATCGCCGACGCGAGCACGTGGCCGGTCTCGAGCTTGGCCAGCTCCGTCAGGCGCGCCGCCTCATTGACGGGGTCGCCGATCACGGTGTATTCGAAGCGGGCCTGCGCGCCGATGTGGCCGGCGATGGCCCGGCCCGCCGACACCCCGATCCCGAACTCCGCGGACCCGATGACCGGCAGCAGCTCGTCGTGTAGTTCGCGGGCGGCCGCGAGCGCCCCGCCGGACGCGTCCGGGTGCTCGATGGGGGCGCCGAAGATGGCCAGCGCGGCGTCGCCCTGGAACTTGTTGACGAACCCGCCGTGCCGGCCGACGGTCTCGACGACGACTCGGAAGAACTCATTGAGCAGGTGCACCACCTCGGCCGGTGGCCGGGTCGCGGCCAGCTGCGTCGAGCCGACCAAATCGACGAACAACACGGCGACGTGGCGTTCCTGCCCGCCCAGCTCGGTGCCCCGCTCCAGGGCGCGGCGGGCGACGTCCTCGCCGACGTAGCGGCCGAACAGGTCGCGCAGCCGCTGCCGCTCGGACAGGTCGCGGACCATGTCGTTGAACCCGGCCTGCAGCAGGCCCAGTTCGCTGGCGTCGTAGATCTGCATGTGGGCGTTGTAGTTTCCGCGCTGCACCTCGCTCAGCGCCCAGCGCAGCTGGCGCAGCGGGTCGGCGATCGACATGGCCACCAGCAGAGTGCTGACGAACCCGATGCCCAGTGCCGCCAGGGCCAGCAACAGGATCGGGGTGAACAGCTTGTCCGGCGTCGCGTGCAGCAGCGAGGTCTTGTCGGCGACCACCGCCAGCACGATCGCCAGCACGGGCACGGCGGTGGAGAGCATCCAGGTCAGGATCTGGCGCAGGATGACGCCGGGGGCCTTGACGTTCTCCGGCACGCCGCTGCGCAGGGCGGAGACGGCGACCGGGCGCAGCACCCGCTCGGACTGCAGGTAGCCGATGATCGCGGTGGCGGCGGCGCCCAGGCCGGTGGCGACGGCCACGACCGGTGCGGCGAACCTGGCCACCGACCAGCTGGCGACGATGAACACCACGCCGCCGATGCACCAGGCGACCATGCTGGTCAGCGTGCGGTAGAACGGCATGCGCAAGGCCCGGCTGCGGGCCAGCTCGGTGGCGGCCGGGTCGGTCTCGGCCAGCAGGTTGTCGCGGCGCTGCCAACGGAAGACCGGCATCAGCAGCTTGAGGTTGATCACCGAGACGGCGAGGAACAGCACGACCAGCGAGCCCGCGAACACCGCCAGGTTCACCCCCGGCAGGTCCTGCAGCTGCAGGCGGTCCTCGGGTGGCAGGCCGTAGCGCAGGAAGCCGAGTACGAATAGGGCGCCGATGATGTCGGCCTGCACCATGCTCAACAGGAACAGGGGCCACGGGGTGCGCACCACCCACCGGACGAACGCGTTGATCCGCCCGGGCAGTGTCGCCGCGGTTGCCATCAATCCACCGTATCGGTCAGTGGCCTTTTGTTGGAAAACTCTAAGGACCACGGCAAGTCGCCTGGTGGCGCCCGAAAGCCGGGGAGTTCACGAAACCGTCGCGATCCGGTGGCCGATCGGTGTCCGTCGGCGGGTGTCACTACTGTTGCCGGTGATGTCCGGGGTGTTTACGCGGCTGGTAGGCCAGGAGGCGGTGGAGGCCGAGCTGCTGGCCGCGGCGCGGGCCGCCCGCGGTGATCTGGATCACGCGGGCGCCGGCGACGGGACTATGACACATGCGTGGCTCATCACCGGCCCGCCGGGGTCGGGGCGCTCGGTTGCGGCGTTGTGCTTCGCGGCCGCGCTGCAATGCACCGCGTCGTTCGACGACGGCGGTCCCGGCTGCGGCAGCTGCCGGGCGTGCACGACGACGATGGCCGGCACTCACGCCGACGTGCGGCGGGTGATTCCCGAGGGCCTGTCCATCGGCGTCGACGAGATGCGCGCCATCGTGCAGATCGCGTCGCGCCGCCCGTCCGGCGGGCACCGGCAGATCGTGGTGATCGAGGACGCCGACCGGTTGACCGAGGGCGCGGGGAACGCGCTGCTGAAGGTCGTGGAGGAACCACCGCCGTCGACGGTGTTCCTGCTGTGCGCGCCGTCGGTGGACCCCGAGGACATCGCGGTGACGCTGCGGTCCCGGTGCCGCCACGTCGCGCTCGTGACACCGCCCACCGAGGCGATCGCGGGCGTGCTGGTCGACACCGACGGCCTGGACGCCGAGACGGCCGGCTGGGCCGCCTCGGTCAGCGGGGGCCACGTGGGCCGGGCGCGGCGGCTGGCCACCGACCCCGAGGCCCGGCAGCGCCGGGAGAAGGCGCTGGGGCTGGTGCGCGACGCCGCGACCCCGGCGCGGGCGTATGCGGCCGCCGAGGAGCTGGTGGCCGCCGCCGAGGCCGAGGCGGTGGTGCTGACCGCCGACCGCGCCGAGGCCGAGACCGAGGAGCTGCGGAC is part of the Mycobacterium sp. HUMS_12744610 genome and encodes:
- a CDS encoding adenylate/guanylate cyclase domain-containing protein, with translation MATAATLPGRINAFVRWVVRTPWPLFLLSMVQADIIGALFVLGFLRYGLPPEDRLQLQDLPGVNLAVFAGSLVVLFLAVSVINLKLLMPVFRWQRRDNLLAETDPAATELARSRALRMPFYRTLTSMVAWCIGGVVFIVASWSVARFAAPVVAVATGLGAAATAIIGYLQSERVLRPVAVSALRSGVPENVKAPGVILRQILTWMLSTAVPVLAIVLAVVADKTSLLHATPDKLFTPILLLALAALGIGFVSTLLVAMSIADPLRQLRWALSEVQRGNYNAHMQIYDASELGLLQAGFNDMVRDLSERQRLRDLFGRYVGEDVARRALERGTELGGQERHVAVLFVDLVGSTQLAATRPPAEVVHLLNEFFRVVVETVGRHGGFVNKFQGDAALAIFGAPIEHPDASGGALAAARELHDELLPVIGSAEFGIGVSAGRAIAGHIGAQARFEYTVIGDPVNEAARLTELAKLETGHVLASAIAVSGALDAEALCWDVGEVVELRGRVAPTQLARPVKLAAHGEVARQQVST
- a CDS encoding DNA polymerase III subunit delta' produces the protein MSGVFTRLVGQEAVEAELLAAARAARGDLDHAGAGDGTMTHAWLITGPPGSGRSVAALCFAAALQCTASFDDGGPGCGSCRACTTTMAGTHADVRRVIPEGLSIGVDEMRAIVQIASRRPSGGHRQIVVIEDADRLTEGAGNALLKVVEEPPPSTVFLLCAPSVDPEDIAVTLRSRCRHVALVTPPTEAIAGVLVDTDGLDAETAGWAASVSGGHVGRARRLATDPEARQRREKALGLVRDAATPARAYAAAEELVAAAEAEAVVLTADRAEAETEELRTALGAGGTGKGTAGALRGATGAIKDLERRQKSRHTRASRDALDRALIDLATYFRDALVVSAGAPAIRPNHPDMAERVAALAGHAAPARLLRCIEAVLECREALAMNVKPKFAVDAMVAAIGQQLRE